The Bacillus sp. F19 DNA segment TTCCTGAAATAAGATACTTGTTGACAGGCCTCCCGACACCGCCATATTGAATATCAATCTCTAATTTTCCTTCTCGTTCAAGGTGTTCAAGATATCGTCTTGCTGTTACTCTGGCAATTCCCACGCTTGAGGCTACATTCTCAGCTGATGCAGGAGCGCTTTGATCTTTGAGATAGGTGAGAATTTTATAAAGAGTCACCTCATGCAATCCTTTTGGCAAATCCTTTTTCTCTTTAAGCTCTTCTTTTTGAAACCTGATTGAATCAAGTTCATTTTGTGTCAGCCGGGATTTATCTTTCAGCTTGCTGCGGTAGGCTGAATAGTTTTCAAGTGATTGCTTCAGCCGTTCGAATTTGAATGGTTTCATTAAATAATCCACGGCTCCGTGAAGCAGAACATTTCGGACTGTTTCCATATCACTTGCGGCCGTTATCGCAATAATATCAGAGGCATGTCCTTCAGCCCGAATGGCTTGAATGGTCTCAAGACCATTCATTTTGGGCATATACATATCAATCAAAATCAAATCAGGAGCAAGCATTCGCACAAGCTCCAGGCCTTCGGCACCATTTGATGCGATGCCAATAACCTCAAAACCATTCACTCTATTTAAAAACTCCCGATTCACTTCCTGAACCATTAAATCATCTTCAATCAGAAGTACGGAAACTGGTTTGACCTGCATCAAATCTCCTCCATATAAAAAGTAACTGTAAAACTTGTTCCCGCACCTTCTTCAGACTCCGCCATGATCGTGCCATTTGCCTGCTGAACAAGCTGATTGACTAAATAAAGCCCGATTCCCCGTTCCCGGCCTCCCTTTGTAGAAAAGCCCTGTTCAAAAATGCGGGGGTAATCTGCTGCTTTTATTCCGCTTCCATTATCCTCGACTATGAGTGTCAGTATTTCTGCATCCTGCTCGATGCTGATAAAAATATGAGGGAAGGGAACTTGATGGTGTTTAAAAGAATCAAATGCATTTTCAATCAGGTTCCCAAGGATAAGAACAAAATCATGATGATCAAGCTTATCTGGGAACCTATTAAACTGGCTGTTGCGGTCAATTTCCACGCTGATTCCAAGTTCGGTCCCCCGGCGGATTTTACTGAGCAGCAATCCCGCCATACTCTCATCTTTGATGTTCTTACTCAAAAATTGAATCAGTTCTTCTTGCTCTTCAGTCGTTTGAAAGACAAATTGGAGCGCTTTTTCGTGATTCCCGAGCTGTATCAGACCTGCAATCGTATGGAGCTTATTATTGTATTCATGATTTTGGACACGTAAAGCGTTTACAAAGGCCCGTACGCCAGTTAATTCTTCCGCCATCTTTTTCACCTCGGTCCGGTCCTGAAAGATGGCCACAGCTCCAACCGTTTGGCCGCTCACTTTAATCGGAACCCGGTTGCTTAAAATGTTCAGGTTGCCGACATTGAGTTCTTTGCTGTATATCGCATGATCAAGTTTGAGAATTTCAGGCAAGGCGGTATCTGGAATGACTTCTCTGATGGATTTTCCAATCACGTGACCGTTAATCCGCATCATTTTCATGGCTTTATTATTAAAAATAGTAATCTTTTCATTCGTATCAATAGCTATTACACCTTCGTGCATGGCATTGAATGTTTCAGTGCGCTCGACAAGGAGCCTTGCAATTTCATGCGGCTCCAGGTGAAACATCTGTCTTTTAATTTGCCGTGCCAGAATCCAGGCGCCCCAGCCCCCAAATAATAAAGAGAGACTTGATGTGATGAAGATTTCAAACACAAGGCTTTGCAGCACTTCTATAAAGACTGGAAGTTTGTAACCCGCAAGGACGACTCCAATCTGTTCATGGTCATCGTTCATGACAGGGACAAATGCACGCATGACGGTCCCGATTTCTCCATTTGCCTTAGATGTGTAGGAGTGTTCTGCAAAGGCCGGGCCCTCATCGTTTCCCTGTGAGCGGGTACCAATCCTGTCATGTACGGGATGTGTCAGTCTTTCGCGATCCATGTTTAAAACAACAATATAATTTGCGTTGTTGATGATTCTTAGGCGGTCGATTACTTTATTAAGATTATTCTGTCTGCTTTCAAGAGCTTCTTTCACTTCAGGAAGTTCGGCGATCGTCTGCGCTGTTACGAATGAACGCGCCTTTAACTCTTCTTCTTTTCCGCTTATATAATTGCCGATTAAAACAATTCCTGCCAGAAAAAGAGAAAACCCTAATATAAAGAAGATTAAGCCTGTAATTTTCCATAAGATTGAAATTCGTCTCATATTGGTTCCTCATTATTCTGAAGAATAAAATATCTTTCATTGTAACATGCACCAAAATCTCATGATACAATGAATCTACTAAAAAATTGTTGAAACGGTGGATAGTATGAAATGGTTTATTAGCTCAAGTCTTTTAACTGTGCTCTTTTTAGTGGCAGTTTTTTCACATGATCCCATGCACGAAATAGAAGATGACGATGAACAGCATGGTTTGAGTGATCAAATTGTCATTAAGTTCAGTCATGTGGTTGCTGAAAATACACCTAAGGGACGGGCTGCAGAAAAATTTGCTGAGATTATTGCAGACCGGACTGATGGAAAAATAAAAGTGGAAGTTTTTCCGAACGAAATTATGTATTCAGATGAAAAAGAGCTGAATGCGCTTAAAAAGGGCGACGTTCAAATGATTGCTCCTTCTTATTCAAAAATGACAGAGGTCATCCCTGAATGGCAAGTGCTTGATTTGCCTTTTATTTTTCAGGATGAGCAGCATGTACAAAACGTATATACAGGGGAAGTTGGAGAACGGCTGCTGGCTGAACTTGAAAGTGAAAATATTAAGGGCCTCGCTTTGTGGGGAAATGGCTTCAAACAAATGACAAGCAGCAACGGGGCGTTGATCGAGCCTGAGGATTTTTCAGGACAGCGCTTTAGAATAATGCCAAGTGATATAATTGCAAAACAGTTTGAATTGCTGGGTGCCATTCCAAAAGCTTCTTCCTTCAATGATGTTTACATCGCTCTGGAAGGAAATGAATTTGACGGCCAGGAAAATACGATTTCAAATATTTATTCAAAAGGATTTTATCGACTGCAAAAAGACATGACGGTTTCGAACCATGGCTATTTAGGCTATTCTGTCTTAATGAATGCAGAATTCTGGAACAGTCTGGAACCTGAACTGCAAACTCAAATTCAAAAAGCCATGGATGAAACGACTGAGTGGATGCTTAAAGAATCAAAAAAGATGAATGACTCACAGCTAATTAGAATGAAACAAAATTCCAAGATGAAAATCTATGAACTGAGTGAAGCCGAAAAAGATAGGTGGCGTAAGGTGTTCAAGCCGCTTTATGAAACGTATTCCACTGAGTATGGGAATCGTTGGATTGAGGATATTCGGAATGTACGATAATAAATGATTGGCCGCTGCCTGTAATGCAGCGGTTTTTCTATTAATGAAGCATTCGGCAAGATTTAGCTAAAATGACAGAATAAATGATAATAGAAAAGGAAAACGACTAAATAAGCAAAATTTAGAAGAAATCAAAAAAATCATTTGGCTAAATAAAACCTGAAAATGGCTAAATGCATCAAGAAAACGGCTAATAAAGTCAATAAATCCGCTATAAAAATCTCCATTTTCGCTATAAAGAGATTGGTGAAGCGTGCGGCTTCAAAGTCAAACCCGGACTTTTCTGGCGAATTCTTATCTGCCTGTCGGCGCTGAACAGTCGGCTCCGCTTTTCGTGATGTCTAGCTCCACCTCCTAACCCCTCGGTCAGAACAGATTCCCCGAAAAAGTCAAACCCGGACTTTTCCGGTGAATCCTTATCTGCCTGTCGGGGCTAAACAGTCGGTTCCGCTTTTCGTGACCAAAAAGACCAAAAAGAACAATAATACCAAAACGAAATGATGTCTAAATTATCAGTTAATATAAAGGTATTCTTGTAAGCGCTAACAATAAAAAGAATGGAGGATACTATGAAAATTAACTTTAAGAATTTAACGGTTCAGGTCATTATCGGAATTATTTTAGGTATTGCTGTTGGTTTTTTGTTTCCAAGCTTTGGGATTGAGCTGAAAGTTTTAGCGGATGTCTTTATCAAAATGATTAAAATGGTGATTGCGCCAATTATCTTTTTTACGGTTGTAATCGGAATTGGCAGCATGGGTGACTTAAAGAAGGTCGGAAGAATCGGAGGCAAGGCCCTCCTGTATTTTGAAATTGTGACGACCTTTGCGCTTGCAATCGGACTTATTGTAGTAGGAATTGTAAAGCCTGGCGAAGGCTTCAACACAGATGCCGTTGAGGGCGGAGATGTATCTCAGTATACGGAACAGGCAGAAGAAACAAGTCATGGTTTCATTGACTTTGTAGTCGGCATTATTCCTGAGAATGTTGTAGGCGCAATGGCTGAGGGAGAACTGCTCCCGATCTTATTCTTTGCTGTCTTGTTTGGAATCTCAATGGCCTCTATTGGGGAAAAAGCAAAACCGGTTGTCGTTTTGTTTGAAAGGCTGACAGATATTTTCTTCGGTGTTGTAAACATGATTATGAAAGTTTCACCATTCGCGGCTTTCGGTGCAATGGCGTACACGATTGGACAATTTGGATTAGGATCGCTTGTTGCTCTCGGTAAGCTGATGGGATCTGTGTATATCACCATGTTCCTATTTATCATCTTTGTCTTAGGGGCAATTGCAAAATATTATGGCTTCAGCATTATAAAATTTATCGCTTTTATTAAAGAAGAGATCCTGCTTGTACTTGGAACATCTTCATCAGAATCCGCACTTCCGAAGATGATGGAGAAGATGGAGAAATACGGATGCTCAAAATCTGTTGTGGGACTGGTCATTCCGACAGGCTACTCCTTTAACTTGGACGGCACTTCAATCTATTTATCAATGGCGGCCATGTTTATTGCACAGGCATATGGAGTAGATCTCAGTATTTGGCAGCAGCTGACCCTTCTTGGAATTCTGATGCTGACATCTAAAGGGGCAGCAGGAGTAACAGGATCCGGCTTTATCACATTGGCAGCAACGCTTGCTGCATTCCCGATGATTCCGGTTGAAGGCATCGCCTTACTGCTCGGAGTGGACCGTTTCATGTCTGAAGCCCGGGCGATCACAAATCTCATTGGAAATGGTGTTGCAACTGTTGTTGTTTCTAAAATGGAAGATGAATTTCATCCTCCGGCTGAACACGCTGAACCTGCAAAAATTTCAATTGCTAAGTAAAAAAAGCGGAGTTTCCGCTTTTTTTTTGCGTTTTTTAAAATTTCGTAAATTTATTTAGAAATCAATACCATAGAAATATTTTAATAATATTAATACTTTGTAAAGATATTGTAAAAATTAACGACAAAGTCTTTTCGGATTCGACATTAACGTATATACTTTTTAAGTTGCAAATAAAAGAGAGAAAAACAAAAATATATGGCTCCATGGAGGAATAAGCAATGGCTATCAAAAGAAGAAAAGATAAGTTTTCTGAAATGTTAAGTCAGATATCTGAGAACTTAAAAGAAACTGGGCAGTATTTTGTTGATTTCAAAATCAATAATGCCAATGATCTAAAAGTATTCTCAGAAACAATTAAGGATTATGAGTCAAAAGGCGACACGTTTGTTCATACCATCATCATGGAACTGAACAAAGCATTCATTACTCCGATTGAGCGTGAAGACATTCTTCAGCTCGCAGTGATTATGGACGATGTTTTGGATGGCATCGAACATTCTGCTGCATTGTTTGAAATGTATTCTGTTACACAGCCGACTGACTACATGGTAAAGTTTGTTGACACAATTAATGAGTGTACAATCGAAATTGCTAAATCAATTGATTTGCTTTCAAACAAAAAGCTAAGCGAAATCCGCACTCATGCTATCCGTTTAAAAGAACTTGAGTCAAACTGTGATAATTACTTGCGTACAGCTGTGAAAAATTTATTTGCAATTGAAAAAGACCCGATTAAAATCATTCAATATAAAGAGATATATGAAACACTTGAAGAGATTGCTGATAGCTGTCAAGGTGTTGCCAACACACTTGAAACTATCATCATGAAGAACGCGTAAGAGGCGATATTATGGATACTACATTAATTCTTACCATTCTTGTTGTTATTTTTGCCTTAGGGTTTGACTTTATTAACGGATTTCATGATACGGCAAATGCAATTGCAACATCTGTATCAACTAAAGCCCTTAAACCAAGACAGGCAATCATCCTTGCATCTGTCATGAACTTCGTCGGTGCAATGACATTTACAGGGGTTGCAAAAACCATCACAAAGGACATTGTTGACCCGTTTACCCTGCAAAATGGATCTGTTGTTATATTAGCTGCATTGATTGCAGCCATCACGTGGAATTTAATTACTTGGTATTATGGAATTCCAAGCAGCTCCTCACATGCGATTATTGGTTCAATCGCAGGTGCTGCGATTGCTGCGGCAGGATTTAATTCTCTAAACTATTCAGGGTTTTTGAAAATCCTTCAGGCGCTTATCATTTCGCCGATCTTAGCGTTTATTGTCGGTTATATTATTTACAGTATTTTTAAAGTTGTCTTTAAAAACAATAATCTGACAAAAACAAACAAAAACTTCCGTGCGATTCAGGTGGCAACAGCTGCTTTGCAATCTTACACTCACGGTACAAATGATGCTCAAAAAGCAATGGGTATTATCACGATGGCCCTTATTGCAGGGAATCTTCAAGACTCAACAGATATTCAATGGTGGGTTCAATTCTCATGTGCACTTGCAATGGGAATTGGTACAAGTGTCGGCGGCTGGAAAATCATTAAAACCGTTGGCGGAAAGATCATGAAGATTCGTCCAGTTAACGGTGTAGCAGCAGACTTAACTGGAGCAGCCGTTATATTTGGCGCTTCGATTATTCACTTGCCAGTCAGTACAACACATGTTATTTCATCTTCAATACTTGGCGTAGGCTCTGCACATCGAATCAAAGGTGTAAAATG contains these protein-coding regions:
- a CDS encoding inorganic phosphate transporter, giving the protein MDTTLILTILVVIFALGFDFINGFHDTANAIATSVSTKALKPRQAIILASVMNFVGAMTFTGVAKTITKDIVDPFTLQNGSVVILAALIAAITWNLITWYYGIPSSSSHAIIGSIAGAAIAAAGFNSLNYSGFLKILQALIISPILAFIVGYIIYSIFKVVFKNNNLTKTNKNFRAIQVATAALQSYTHGTNDAQKAMGIITMALIAGNLQDSTDIQWWVQFSCALAMGIGTSVGGWKIIKTVGGKIMKIRPVNGVAADLTGAAVIFGASIIHLPVSTTHVISSSILGVGSAHRIKGVKWGTAKTMVITWFITLPISATLAAISYFILNLFF
- a CDS encoding response regulator encodes the protein MQVKPVSVLLIEDDLMVQEVNREFLNRVNGFEVIGIASNGAEGLELVRMLAPDLILIDMYMPKMNGLETIQAIRAEGHASDIIAITAASDMETVRNVLLHGAVDYLMKPFKFERLKQSLENYSAYRSKLKDKSRLTQNELDSIRFQKEELKEKKDLPKGLHEVTLYKILTYLKDQSAPASAENVASSVGIARVTARRYLEHLEREGKLEIDIQYGGVGRPVNKYLISGRA
- a CDS encoding TRAP transporter substrate-binding protein, producing the protein MKWFISSSLLTVLFLVAVFSHDPMHEIEDDDEQHGLSDQIVIKFSHVVAENTPKGRAAEKFAEIIADRTDGKIKVEVFPNEIMYSDEKELNALKKGDVQMIAPSYSKMTEVIPEWQVLDLPFIFQDEQHVQNVYTGEVGERLLAELESENIKGLALWGNGFKQMTSSNGALIEPEDFSGQRFRIMPSDIIAKQFELLGAIPKASSFNDVYIALEGNEFDGQENTISNIYSKGFYRLQKDMTVSNHGYLGYSVLMNAEFWNSLEPELQTQIQKAMDETTEWMLKESKKMNDSQLIRMKQNSKMKIYELSEAEKDRWRKVFKPLYETYSTEYGNRWIEDIRNVR
- a CDS encoding sensor histidine kinase gives rise to the protein MRRISILWKITGLIFFILGFSLFLAGIVLIGNYISGKEEELKARSFVTAQTIAELPEVKEALESRQNNLNKVIDRLRIINNANYIVVLNMDRERLTHPVHDRIGTRSQGNDEGPAFAEHSYTSKANGEIGTVMRAFVPVMNDDHEQIGVVLAGYKLPVFIEVLQSLVFEIFITSSLSLLFGGWGAWILARQIKRQMFHLEPHEIARLLVERTETFNAMHEGVIAIDTNEKITIFNNKAMKMMRINGHVIGKSIREVIPDTALPEILKLDHAIYSKELNVGNLNILSNRVPIKVSGQTVGAVAIFQDRTEVKKMAEELTGVRAFVNALRVQNHEYNNKLHTIAGLIQLGNHEKALQFVFQTTEEQEELIQFLSKNIKDESMAGLLLSKIRRGTELGISVEIDRNSQFNRFPDKLDHHDFVLILGNLIENAFDSFKHHQVPFPHIFISIEQDAEILTLIVEDNGSGIKAADYPRIFEQGFSTKGGRERGIGLYLVNQLVQQANGTIMAESEEGAGTSFTVTFYMEEI
- a CDS encoding dicarboxylate/amino acid:cation symporter — translated: MKINFKNLTVQVIIGIILGIAVGFLFPSFGIELKVLADVFIKMIKMVIAPIIFFTVVIGIGSMGDLKKVGRIGGKALLYFEIVTTFALAIGLIVVGIVKPGEGFNTDAVEGGDVSQYTEQAEETSHGFIDFVVGIIPENVVGAMAEGELLPILFFAVLFGISMASIGEKAKPVVVLFERLTDIFFGVVNMIMKVSPFAAFGAMAYTIGQFGLGSLVALGKLMGSVYITMFLFIIFVLGAIAKYYGFSIIKFIAFIKEEILLVLGTSSSESALPKMMEKMEKYGCSKSVVGLVIPTGYSFNLDGTSIYLSMAAMFIAQAYGVDLSIWQQLTLLGILMLTSKGAAGVTGSGFITLAATLAAFPMIPVEGIALLLGVDRFMSEARAITNLIGNGVATVVVSKMEDEFHPPAEHAEPAKISIAK
- a CDS encoding DUF47 domain-containing protein; translated protein: MAIKRRKDKFSEMLSQISENLKETGQYFVDFKINNANDLKVFSETIKDYESKGDTFVHTIIMELNKAFITPIEREDILQLAVIMDDVLDGIEHSAALFEMYSVTQPTDYMVKFVDTINECTIEIAKSIDLLSNKKLSEIRTHAIRLKELESNCDNYLRTAVKNLFAIEKDPIKIIQYKEIYETLEEIADSCQGVANTLETIIMKNA